A region of Fretibacterium sp. OH1220_COT-178 DNA encodes the following proteins:
- a CDS encoding S-layer homology domain-containing protein, whose amino-acid sequence MKKFAALVAVAVLFAFAAPVFAATNPFMDVPMNHWAYDAIGQLAAHGVLSGYPDGTYKGKQPTTRYEMASALARALAVVDMTKASKQDVEMLKKLVLEFKDELDALGVKVDNLDKRVSVIEDRLGGWKLSGSLRLDIRNEDNDAPVSDGSSRVTRSRLIFERWFGEDESMKFVGRLDGLDAGWTRFYAEIPFFWDSKLTAGRFVWDLEDEYYLGGATDFSATGGFYGLDSYLTDRRTDGLGWEKSFGMGGVYAYVAHPNLFDMDLNRDGTVDAIGAWGAWELFLMGKLQFTEQLGFDLGVQAFLGDNAEDPAVGLSFDNMWTAFAGLRFNFNDNIALKGLFYHQQANVDVLVGGNWVDADLDSTNAWKAVVDVKQDLLKFTSLWLEYGQIDRGFVVPTGTEEVVFSQVDLGNILMDDLKYWRVGAGQVWNDKWATHLFYYNYDFDLALEDFKEYGLGVQYTYNPNVKFGLNYVKVDWDNADDDDVIRFRTQVSF is encoded by the coding sequence ATGAAAAAGTTTGCAGCACTTGTTGCAGTTGCGGTTCTTTTCGCTTTTGCCGCTCCCGTTTTCGCGGCCACGAACCCGTTCATGGACGTTCCCATGAACCACTGGGCCTATGACGCGATCGGTCAGCTGGCCGCTCACGGCGTTCTTTCCGGCTATCCCGACGGCACCTACAAGGGCAAGCAGCCCACCACCCGCTACGAGATGGCCTCCGCTCTGGCCCGCGCCCTTGCGGTCGTCGACATGACGAAGGCCAGCAAGCAGGACGTCGAGATGCTGAAGAAGCTGGTCCTGGAGTTCAAGGACGAGCTGGATGCCCTGGGCGTGAAGGTGGACAACCTCGACAAGAGGGTTTCCGTCATCGAGGATCGCCTTGGCGGCTGGAAGCTGAGCGGTTCGCTTCGTCTGGACATCAGGAATGAGGACAACGACGCTCCTGTTTCCGACGGCAGCTCCAGGGTCACGCGTTCCCGTTTGATCTTCGAGCGTTGGTTCGGCGAGGACGAGAGCATGAAGTTCGTTGGGCGTCTGGACGGTCTGGATGCCGGGTGGACGCGCTTCTATGCCGAGATCCCCTTCTTCTGGGATTCCAAGCTGACCGCGGGCCGCTTCGTGTGGGATCTGGAGGACGAGTACTACCTTGGCGGCGCGACGGACTTCAGCGCCACGGGCGGTTTCTACGGGCTGGACTCCTATCTGACCGACCGCAGGACGGATGGTCTGGGCTGGGAGAAGTCTTTCGGCATGGGTGGCGTTTACGCCTATGTGGCTCATCCGAACCTCTTCGATATGGACTTGAACAGGGACGGTACTGTTGATGCCATCGGCGCTTGGGGTGCTTGGGAGCTCTTCCTGATGGGCAAGCTCCAGTTCACGGAGCAGCTGGGCTTCGACCTTGGCGTTCAGGCCTTCCTTGGAGACAACGCCGAGGATCCTGCGGTGGGTTTGAGCTTTGACAACATGTGGACGGCCTTTGCGGGGCTTCGCTTCAACTTCAACGACAACATCGCCCTGAAGGGACTTTTCTACCACCAGCAGGCCAACGTGGACGTTCTGGTCGGCGGAAATTGGGTCGATGCCGATCTGGACAGCACCAACGCTTGGAAGGCCGTTGTCGACGTGAAGCAGGATCTGCTGAAGTTCACCAGCCTGTGGCTGGAGTACGGCCAGATCGATAGGGGCTTCGTCGTTCCCACGGGGACGGAAGAAGTTGTTTTCTCGCAGGTCGATTTGGGCAACATCCTTATGGATGACCTGAAGTACTGGCGCGTCGGTGCGGGCCAGGTCTGGAACGACAAGTGGGCCACCCACCTCTTCTACTACAACTACGACTTCGATCTTGCGCTTGAGGACTTCAAGGAGTACGGCTTGGGCGTTCAGTACACCTACAACCCCAACGTCAAGTTCGGCCTGAACTACGTCAAGGTCGACTGGGACAATGCCGACGACGACGATGTGATTCGTTTCCGCACGCAGGTGTCCTTCTAG
- a CDS encoding type II toxin-antitoxin system YafQ family toxin yields MTRSILTTRAFRKDYKRSSRSGACDMELLQSVIDLLSRDDPLPDSHREHSLVGEWAGCLECHVAPDWLLVYERDEETLTLYRLGSHAELFG; encoded by the coding sequence GTGACCCGATCCATCCTGACGACGAGGGCCTTCAGGAAGGACTACAAGCGTTCTTCCCGTTCCGGGGCCTGCGATATGGAGCTCCTTCAGTCCGTTATCGACCTTCTGTCCCGGGACGACCCCCTGCCGGATTCTCATAGAGAGCACTCCTTGGTCGGGGAGTGGGCGGGCTGCCTGGAGTGTCACGTCGCTCCGGACTGGCTGCTTGTCTACGAGCGGGACGAGGAAACCTTGACCCTCTATCGCCTTGGCAGTCATGCCGAACTCTTCGGCTGA
- a CDS encoding type II toxin-antitoxin system RelB/DinJ family antitoxin: protein MKTDSVIRARIDSDVKHKADAVFARRGVSASAVIRAFFSTVAETGALPVELNVPNEETATAIRDGRAGLGVRRFDNAASMFAALDGEDGE, encoded by the coding sequence CACGTATCGATTCGGACGTCAAACACAAGGCGGACGCCGTATTTGCCCGCCGCGGCGTGTCGGCCAGTGCGGTCATCCGTGCGTTCTTCTCGACGGTTGCCGAGACCGGAGCACTCCCGGTCGAGCTGAACGTCCCCAACGAGGAGACGGCCACGGCCATTCGGGATGGCCGTGCCGGGCTTGGGGTGCGTCGTTTCGACAACGCGGCCTCGATGTTCGCCGCGCTTGACGGGGAGGATGGGGAGTGA